From Butyricimonas paravirosa, one genomic window encodes:
- a CDS encoding phage holin family protein has translation MIIDFLTTGDFSLILTRVYVILAMWAIMCIAVCVDLWAGVNSAKARGEKVYSGGLRRTFAKLGDYWRIQVMALIFDLIGSFIPWYSLPYVSMLVTAAIVLIEGRSVWENERAKKSQVAKLPDAIRAIIQCADAKTAEQLLEKLKEVTDDNKQVF, from the coding sequence ATGATTATTGATTTTTTGACAACGGGAGATTTTTCCCTTATTCTCACGAGGGTGTACGTTATTTTAGCGATGTGGGCGATAATGTGTATCGCCGTTTGTGTTGACTTGTGGGCAGGTGTAAATAGTGCCAAGGCCCGGGGCGAGAAGGTTTATTCCGGGGGACTCCGGAGAACATTCGCTAAACTGGGAGACTACTGGCGTATACAGGTGATGGCCTTGATATTCGATTTGATAGGGAGTTTCATCCCCTGGTACAGTCTACCTTACGTTTCGATGCTTGTGACGGCCGCAATCGTGTTAATCGAGGGCCGAAGTGTTTGGGAAAACGAGAGGGCAAAGAAGAGCCAGGTGGCGAAATTACCGGATGCAATTCGAGCTATTATTCAATGCGCTGACGCTAAAACGGCGGAACAATTACTAGAAAAATTGAAGGAGGTCACGGATGATAACAAGCAAGTATTTTAA
- a CDS encoding D-Ala-D-Ala carboxypeptidase family metallohydrolase translates to MITSKYFKEDEFNRCSPSCSLQDMKQTTISKLDTAREVAGIPFVLTSAYRSPEHDRSKGRSGTGAHTIGRAIDIRCNTSRNRFLVVNALLKAGFKRIGVGKTFVHADDSETHDQEVIWLY, encoded by the coding sequence ATGATAACAAGCAAGTATTTTAAAGAGGACGAGTTTAACCGTTGTTCTCCCTCTTGTTCGTTACAGGACATGAAACAAACAACTATTAGTAAGTTGGACACAGCCCGGGAAGTGGCGGGGATACCATTCGTGCTGACCTCGGCTTATCGTTCCCCGGAACATGACCGATCAAAGGGGCGATCCGGAACCGGGGCACACACGATAGGGCGAGCGATTGACATCCGGTGTAACACTTCCCGGAATCGTTTTCTTGTCGTGAACGCTTTATTGAAAGCTGGATTCAAGCGGATCGGCGTGGGAAAGACGTTTGTTCATGCTGATGATTCAGAAACGCATGATCAGGAAGTGATTTGGTTGTATTAA
- a CDS encoding tyrosine-type recombinase/integrase, producing the protein METKIATKPKLVESPKGWYVYFSVRDHRTGKMRPKKIERGFKECKNKSEKYALADKLIKEYTLKLKQGWVPWHDPESIYEDEINYQFENQKYSSKRKSRNTIRRLFSDFLTERKLSLKKKSYQTYQSKLRIFNQFLERKKYVDFDITAIDNKIIIEFFTELIKTRELDRRSVNNYKIILSAFFNHLLEQKLIYKSPIFNIPKAHKIKDNAPLPILPIDLQSLLSEIKRRDSQLYLACLMQYYCAIRPGNELRTLQIKHLNLWAGIIMISGINGKMRERTINIPDQFLKILISDYKLQNYDKEYFIFGNERKPGEKPVGNNTLRVRFNTIRDELGLNKDYKFYSMKHTGAGFLLDVPGITIKDLQEHLGHTNINSTYHYIKKYRGMTSEKIKHSFPNPFPNEKE; encoded by the coding sequence ATGGAAACAAAAATTGCGACAAAACCCAAATTAGTTGAATCCCCCAAAGGGTGGTATGTGTATTTTAGCGTGCGCGATCATCGCACGGGGAAGATGCGTCCTAAAAAAATAGAACGAGGTTTCAAGGAATGTAAAAACAAAAGTGAAAAATATGCTTTAGCCGATAAATTGATCAAGGAATATACCTTAAAACTCAAACAAGGATGGGTTCCTTGGCATGATCCGGAATCAATTTATGAAGATGAGATTAATTACCAGTTCGAAAATCAAAAATACAGTTCCAAAAGGAAGTCACGCAATACTATCCGACGGTTATTCTCGGATTTTCTAACCGAACGAAAGTTATCTCTCAAGAAAAAATCATACCAAACATATCAATCCAAGTTACGGATTTTTAATCAATTCTTGGAACGGAAAAAATATGTTGACTTCGACATAACCGCAATTGATAACAAAATTATCATTGAATTTTTTACCGAATTAATTAAAACCCGAGAACTAGACCGCCGTTCAGTGAACAACTATAAAATAATCCTTTCCGCTTTTTTCAATCACTTGTTAGAACAAAAACTAATTTATAAAAGCCCTATATTTAACATTCCCAAGGCACACAAAATAAAAGATAACGCCCCACTTCCTATTTTACCTATTGATTTACAATCTCTCCTTTCTGAAATAAAAAGGAGAGATTCACAATTATATTTAGCCTGCTTGATGCAATACTACTGCGCTATTCGTCCCGGCAATGAATTACGTACTCTACAAATCAAACATCTAAACTTGTGGGCCGGAATCATCATGATTTCCGGTATCAACGGGAAAATGCGGGAACGCACAATAAATATTCCTGACCAATTTCTCAAAATATTAATCTCTGATTACAAGTTACAGAATTACGACAAAGAATATTTCATTTTTGGTAATGAACGTAAACCTGGAGAAAAACCTGTCGGGAATAATACCTTACGTGTACGATTCAACACCATAAGGGACGAACTAGGGCTAAACAAAGATTACAAATTTTATTCGATGAAACACACCGGGGCCGGATTTCTTTTAGATGTTCCTGGCATTACTATAAAAGACCTACAAGAACATCTCGGTCATACAAACATCAACAGTACTTATCATTACATAAAAAAATACCGGGGGATGACATCAGAGAAGATAAAACACAGTTTTCCTAATCCTTTCCCTAATGAAAAGGAATAA
- a CDS encoding RNA polymerase sigma factor has product MTNFDNESKFFLQMQQGNRRAFEYFFKTYVDMLYAYALGYCRDSDAAEDLVQEAFVRFWTMREKITYSESIYGYLQRTVRNSCINQKIRERVEDRYRREMLNGETEVFDWENDDALEELRCQLLGAIDRLPEKCREIFVLSCVEGLKYQEVADKLGVTINTVKTQVRFGYKKVRSDLNLPKNTLFVLLSILLK; this is encoded by the coding sequence ATGACCAATTTTGATAACGAATCGAAATTCTTTTTGCAAATGCAGCAGGGGAATCGGCGGGCGTTTGAATATTTTTTCAAGACGTACGTGGATATGCTATACGCTTATGCCTTGGGATATTGTCGGGATTCGGATGCGGCCGAGGATTTGGTACAGGAGGCATTTGTGCGTTTTTGGACCATGCGGGAAAAAATCACTTATTCGGAATCAATTTACGGTTATTTACAACGGACGGTGAGAAATTCTTGTATCAATCAAAAAATTCGGGAACGGGTTGAGGACCGTTATAGGCGGGAAATGCTGAATGGAGAGACGGAAGTGTTTGATTGGGAGAATGACGATGCGTTGGAAGAATTGAGATGCCAGTTATTGGGTGCGATAGATCGTTTACCGGAAAAATGCCGGGAGATATTCGTGTTGAGTTGCGTGGAAGGATTAAAGTACCAGGAAGTGGCAGATAAATTGGGGGTTACGATCAACACGGTGAAAACGCAGGTACGTTTTGGTTATAAAAAGGTAAGGTCAGACTTGAATCTTCCGAAGAATACGTTATTTGTATTATTGAGTATATTGCTGAAATAA
- a CDS encoding FecR family protein: protein METERIDHIGKILRRFLTRGETVNWDELRVELGKDEYAHVKEELLRMRTMHVGVNRGRIWDKVQESLQQKVKRQHLFQLIRYAAILILPLSVLLLFWLHQEKELPPMNVAVVGVMDSTDMHKVYLVLEGGTKVDLSTPHVDTIRQDDGQLLAVDTLGKLVYNTVQEEVEELFYHKIVVPRGGEYTVELNDGTRVRLNADSELRFPVKFVGNERKVFLKGEAYFEVERDTSRPFRVDVHGDAIIEVLGTEFNVNAYPENAEIFATLVLGKVRVADLQTDSTVVLLPNQQAALSGAGINVKEVNPEDFISWINGRFYFEKMPLEEILIQLGRWYDLQVFWANEELKSYEFTGAIWRDNTIRQTLDMIEKTTDVCFTVSGRTVTVNVLL from the coding sequence ATGGAAACAGAGAGAATAGATCATATAGGAAAAATCTTGAGACGTTTTCTGACGAGAGGCGAAACTGTGAATTGGGATGAGTTGCGGGTAGAGCTAGGGAAGGACGAGTATGCTCACGTGAAGGAAGAACTGTTAAGGATGAGGACTATGCATGTCGGGGTGAACCGGGGAAGAATTTGGGATAAGGTACAGGAAAGTCTGCAACAGAAAGTAAAAAGGCAGCATTTGTTTCAGCTTATCCGGTATGCAGCGATATTAATATTACCATTATCAGTACTCCTGTTATTTTGGTTACATCAAGAAAAGGAATTGCCTCCAATGAACGTTGCAGTTGTCGGGGTGATGGATTCCACGGATATGCACAAGGTTTATCTGGTGCTGGAAGGAGGGACGAAAGTGGATTTATCAACTCCACATGTGGATACGATCCGACAAGATGACGGGCAGCTTTTAGCCGTGGATACATTGGGAAAATTGGTATATAATACTGTGCAAGAAGAGGTGGAGGAATTATTCTATCATAAAATAGTCGTTCCTCGGGGTGGGGAGTACACGGTGGAGTTGAATGACGGGACCCGGGTGCGGTTGAATGCGGATTCAGAATTAAGATTCCCGGTGAAATTTGTTGGGAATGAGCGAAAAGTATTTTTGAAAGGTGAAGCCTATTTTGAGGTGGAACGTGACACATCAAGACCTTTCCGGGTGGATGTGCATGGTGATGCGATAATCGAAGTCTTGGGAACAGAATTTAATGTTAATGCTTATCCGGAGAATGCTGAAATCTTTGCGACGTTGGTACTGGGGAAAGTTAGGGTGGCTGATTTACAGACGGATTCGACGGTCGTGTTGCTACCGAATCAACAGGCAGCTCTTTCCGGTGCGGGGATTAACGTGAAAGAGGTAAACCCGGAAGATTTCATTAGCTGGATTAACGGTCGATTTTATTTCGAGAAGATGCCTTTGGAAGAAATTTTGATTCAACTGGGACGTTGGTACGATTTGCAAGTGTTTTGGGCAAACGAAGAGCTGAAATCCTATGAATTTACGGGAGCCATCTGGCGAGATAATACTATTCGGCAGACATTGGATATGATTGAAAAAACTACGGATGTTTGCTTTACGGTTTCCGGCCGGACGGTAACAGTGAATGTCTTGTTATAA
- a CDS encoding SusC/RagA family TonB-linked outer membrane protein, giving the protein MEKNRTMQQNACRLLCPSILVSARVLLILLFCGLSVAWNPLFAQDRKVTLHVKEVPLGEVVKELKKQTGKDFLFSNREVNVSRNVSVSISNMTLKEVLPLVFGKDYRFEIEENVVIVRPFVAVTGDGQRSGFVVTGVVTDVKKQLLPGVTVKVANTTVGTATNNAGQFVLRLPITKGSLEFSFVGFKSQTINFTENTKDTIRVVLQEDVTGLEEVQVIAYGSQKKRTLVSAVSSVKADDIKELPTHSLENLLQGHMAGVEVNNISGSPGGGGSIVAIRGYNSFFAGDGASSGSEGQDRAYGTPLYVIDGVPMQAFTSPITGTNTLSDLDPSMIESIEVLKDAASAAIYGSRAGNGVILITTKKGRSGQARFTANVSYSASWLPETPKQSGGQLERLYNIQGLRNTVTPYQAKDGTWKIPASYEEVYRFGTSDTNQPEYDWFWGTASAANSSLILQDSLNAFFNNSTDWWRYAYRTASVYNANIQASGGNDKMNYMIGAGYYKEEGIMHNSDYQRINVLTNISVTPTKRLTLDNQISLSYTDRSRGQNSGGAKIEAMSVNPMIESSLTPGEMYIKSEMGESINSVSQKDHGYSARYNLVMDYEIIRNLHLRLSGGVDYSQQNENTFTPSTLDKYKHWSSSTGSIGRNISLLNENLLKYSFSVKQTHNFDILLGLSFQKDQFYLNSGGAENGPNDYVHYVDGKWGDSNGLNNGASSTSENAVYQSAFSYASDFTEERMNSYFGRLTYNYKEKYMFETTLRRDGSSVFGEKVRWATFPSFAAGWAFSEESFMDQFYWLSFGKVRASWGKSGQKFSQPYLAHGLMQSSSNTFFGVAGVEPDTQGGTINRKLTWEETSQYDVGLDMSLFDYRFKFTLDYYYRYTKGQLNQAELPGDVYFHNFQWQNALGVTNSGIELELTADILRTTPVTWRMKFNFSRNWNRFKKSADGYDYEKNVLGKPLYRIRVYKTDGFYDTMEEVPVYYTGSTGMPKPLNTGNNGIFFPGTRKILDLNGDGVITNADMYYAESPLPIGHGGFINEIAWRQFDLNIFFTYSLGRHIINAYKYTYSSVNTTAGPLMGDVRKFDTWTEADGQNHTFPRLQKYSVLNYQTTGLYDTNLEKVNMLRLKQLTLGYNLHEQLAKKIGLSSARVFLSMENLFLLTNYSGLDPEIVSIFDGLDTMGSYPLPRKFTIGLTVNF; this is encoded by the coding sequence ATGGAAAAAAATCGAACGATGCAACAAAATGCGTGTCGGCTACTATGTCCGTCCATTTTGGTAAGTGCAAGAGTGTTACTGATTTTGTTGTTCTGTGGCTTATCCGTGGCTTGGAATCCATTGTTTGCGCAGGATAGGAAAGTGACCCTTCACGTGAAAGAGGTACCTCTGGGGGAGGTGGTGAAAGAGTTGAAAAAGCAAACAGGGAAGGATTTCCTTTTCAGTAACCGAGAGGTAAACGTGAGTCGTAATGTCTCGGTGAGCATTTCCAACATGACGTTAAAAGAAGTCTTGCCTTTGGTCTTTGGTAAAGATTACCGTTTCGAGATCGAGGAAAATGTGGTGATTGTTCGTCCGTTCGTTGCCGTGACAGGTGACGGGCAGCGAAGTGGTTTTGTCGTGACGGGAGTGGTGACGGATGTGAAGAAACAACTTTTGCCGGGGGTGACGGTGAAAGTGGCAAATACCACTGTGGGTACGGCGACGAATAATGCCGGACAATTCGTGTTGCGTTTGCCGATCACGAAGGGGAGCCTCGAATTCTCGTTTGTTGGCTTTAAATCTCAAACCATAAATTTTACGGAGAACACGAAGGACACGATCCGGGTGGTGCTGCAAGAGGATGTGACCGGATTGGAGGAAGTTCAAGTGATTGCTTACGGTTCCCAAAAGAAGCGGACGTTAGTTAGTGCGGTGTCTTCTGTGAAAGCGGATGATATAAAGGAGCTTCCGACGCATAGTTTGGAGAATCTTTTACAAGGACACATGGCAGGCGTGGAAGTTAATAACATTTCCGGTTCTCCGGGTGGTGGCGGTTCCATTGTTGCCATTCGGGGATATAATTCCTTTTTTGCCGGGGATGGTGCGAGTAGTGGTTCGGAAGGTCAAGACAGAGCCTACGGAACACCTTTGTACGTGATTGACGGGGTTCCCATGCAGGCATTTACTTCCCCGATCACGGGAACAAATACGTTGTCAGACCTTGATCCCTCGATGATCGAGTCTATCGAAGTGTTGAAAGATGCTGCCTCGGCGGCTATTTACGGTTCCCGTGCGGGAAATGGTGTTATTCTGATTACTACGAAAAAAGGGCGGAGCGGACAGGCCCGTTTTACGGCAAATGTATCCTATTCGGCTTCGTGGTTGCCTGAAACCCCAAAACAGAGCGGGGGACAGTTGGAACGTTTGTATAATATTCAAGGATTGAGGAATACCGTAACCCCTTATCAGGCGAAAGATGGGACTTGGAAAATACCGGCTTCTTACGAGGAGGTATACAGGTTTGGAACTTCCGATACGAACCAACCGGAATATGATTGGTTTTGGGGAACGGCTTCTGCGGCGAATTCTTCATTGATCTTGCAGGATAGTTTGAATGCATTCTTTAATAATTCCACGGATTGGTGGCGGTATGCCTACCGTACGGCTAGTGTTTATAACGCCAATATACAAGCCAGTGGGGGTAATGATAAAATGAATTATATGATTGGTGCCGGTTACTACAAGGAAGAAGGTATCATGCATAATAGTGATTACCAGCGAATAAATGTGTTGACAAATATCTCGGTGACTCCTACGAAACGCCTTACTTTGGATAATCAGATCTCACTTTCTTATACGGACCGGAGCCGGGGACAGAATAGCGGAGGGGCTAAGATCGAAGCGATGTCTGTGAATCCAATGATAGAATCTTCACTGACACCTGGGGAAATGTATATTAAATCGGAAATGGGCGAGTCCATTAATAGTGTTTCTCAAAAAGACCATGGTTATTCGGCAAGGTATAATCTAGTGATGGATTACGAGATTATTCGTAACCTGCACTTGCGGCTATCCGGAGGTGTTGATTACAGTCAACAGAATGAAAATACGTTTACTCCCAGTACGTTGGATAAATATAAACATTGGTCTTCTTCAACGGGAAGTATCGGACGTAATATTTCCTTGCTGAATGAGAATTTATTGAAATACTCGTTTAGCGTGAAACAGACTCATAATTTCGATATATTGTTGGGGTTGTCCTTTCAGAAAGATCAATTTTATTTGAATAGCGGGGGTGCTGAAAATGGCCCGAATGATTACGTGCATTACGTGGATGGGAAATGGGGTGATTCCAACGGTTTGAATAATGGGGCCAGTTCAACTTCTGAAAATGCGGTCTACCAGTCAGCTTTTTCGTATGCCTCTGATTTTACGGAAGAAAGGATGAATAGCTATTTCGGACGTTTGACTTATAATTACAAGGAAAAATACATGTTCGAGACAACCTTGCGGCGGGATGGTTCCTCTGTTTTCGGGGAAAAAGTACGTTGGGCAACTTTCCCTTCTTTTGCTGCGGGATGGGCTTTTTCCGAAGAATCATTTATGGATCAGTTCTATTGGTTAAGCTTTGGTAAGGTGAGGGCCAGTTGGGGAAAATCCGGACAGAAATTCAGTCAACCTTATTTGGCTCATGGATTGATGCAGTCTTCATCAAATACTTTTTTTGGCGTGGCAGGAGTTGAACCGGATACACAGGGAGGTACGATAAATCGAAAGTTGACTTGGGAAGAAACAAGCCAATATGATGTCGGTTTGGATATGAGTCTATTCGATTACAGATTTAAATTTACATTGGATTATTACTATCGGTACACGAAAGGGCAATTGAACCAGGCGGAACTTCCCGGGGATGTATATTTTCATAATTTTCAATGGCAAAATGCTTTAGGGGTAACGAATTCCGGTATAGAGTTGGAATTGACGGCAGATATTCTCAGGACGACACCTGTTACCTGGCGTATGAAGTTTAATTTTTCCCGTAACTGGAATCGCTTTAAAAAGAGTGCCGACGGGTATGATTATGAAAAGAATGTTTTGGGTAAACCCTTGTACCGGATTCGGGTATACAAAACGGACGGCTTCTATGATACGATGGAGGAAGTCCCGGTTTATTACACGGGTTCAACCGGAATGCCTAAACCGTTAAATACGGGTAATAACGGCATATTCTTTCCGGGAACACGTAAAATTCTGGATTTGAACGGGGACGGGGTGATTACGAATGCTGATATGTACTATGCTGAAAGTCCACTCCCAATAGGTCATGGCGGATTTATAAACGAGATCGCATGGAGACAGTTTGATTTGAATATTTTCTTCACGTATTCTCTCGGACGTCACATTATCAATGCCTATAAATATACCTATTCTTCCGTAAATACAACTGCCGGCCCTCTTATGGGGGATGTGCGTAAATTTGATACGTGGACCGAAGCTGACGGACAGAATCATACTTTCCCTCGTTTGCAAAAATATTCAGTATTAAATTATCAGACCACCGGGTTGTATGATACTAATTTGGAGAAAGTAAATATGCTGCGTTTGAAGCAACTCACATTAGGGTATAATTTACATGAACAGTTAGCGAAAAAAATAGGCTTGTCGAGTGCACGTGTATTCCTAAGTATGGAAAATTTGTTCCTGCTAACCAATTATTCCGGGCTTGATCCTGAGATTGTCAGTATTTTCGATGGGCTTGACACTATGGGATCTTACCCGTTACCGCGGAAGTTTACCATTGGGTTAACCGTTAATTTTTAA
- a CDS encoding RagB/SusD family nutrient uptake outer membrane protein, with product MRKIFIILMLLPCFSCTDWLNVESEKSVTYLNYFKSESDLEKVLISIFGYEKALYAPANPEAFGYVGLLCDDAGARKGYKELNVLDFYSNQYMEGWSRYYSLIYLVNMLEENRYRFENISEERTDYWIAQANFAKALAYFTLAQKWGEAPMAPSTESIDVVGKSSVEDILQEAIRCAEIALSLPTHENLTDANGEAVTSKQYASLGSVHTLLANIYAWMGGLYGETSYWEKAESHASQVIDGKVGFYKLEGDIKSVVNNTLGGNRKSDETIFTIEVNSQDDNKYSSAWFSAIYPGQSLIDYPYDHASPEALETNTDKPRILVNTVYNIFLEEKDQRRKEYWKELGEASYEGSTWEEDPETGDWVEVPVTIISEYAFLNKWQEPIVSSNPDIIGEEGRIPLLGMEGNRVIWRLADLILLRAECRARLGMATAVDDLDQIRIRAGLERYDESTNLETLRREIFRERERELFGEGQRYYDAVRNGYLKELSDEYGALTDTDIKNGALYLPVNSNTLLKKNPLMTQNTYWLWRE from the coding sequence ATGAGAAAGATATTTATCATTTTAATGCTACTGCCATGTTTCTCCTGTACGGACTGGCTGAATGTCGAGTCGGAGAAATCGGTGACTTATTTGAATTATTTCAAAAGTGAGAGCGATCTGGAAAAAGTGCTGATCTCGATTTTTGGTTATGAAAAGGCTTTGTATGCTCCGGCGAATCCGGAAGCATTCGGGTATGTCGGGTTGCTTTGTGATGATGCGGGGGCTAGAAAGGGGTATAAGGAGTTGAATGTACTTGATTTTTATAGTAACCAGTATATGGAAGGATGGTCCCGTTATTATTCTTTGATATATCTCGTTAATATGTTGGAAGAGAACCGTTATCGGTTTGAAAATATTTCGGAAGAACGGACTGATTATTGGATAGCACAGGCTAATTTTGCAAAGGCTCTTGCCTATTTTACCCTTGCCCAGAAATGGGGGGAAGCCCCGATGGCTCCCTCGACGGAATCTATCGATGTCGTGGGAAAGAGTTCCGTGGAGGATATATTGCAGGAAGCGATACGTTGTGCTGAAATTGCTTTGAGTTTGCCGACACATGAGAACTTGACGGATGCGAACGGGGAGGCTGTGACTTCCAAACAATATGCCAGTTTGGGGAGTGTCCACACGCTGTTGGCAAATATTTATGCGTGGATGGGAGGATTGTACGGAGAAACTTCTTATTGGGAGAAGGCCGAAAGCCATGCTTCGCAGGTGATTGATGGAAAAGTCGGTTTTTACAAGTTGGAAGGAGATATAAAGTCTGTGGTAAACAATACATTGGGAGGAAATCGGAAAAGTGATGAAACTATCTTCACGATAGAAGTCAATAGCCAGGATGACAATAAATATTCATCAGCATGGTTTTCTGCAATTTATCCGGGGCAATCTTTGATTGATTACCCTTATGACCACGCCTCTCCTGAAGCGTTGGAAACCAATACCGATAAACCGCGTATACTCGTGAACACGGTTTATAATATCTTTCTGGAGGAAAAAGACCAGAGAAGAAAAGAGTATTGGAAAGAATTGGGAGAAGCCAGTTATGAGGGATCAACTTGGGAAGAAGACCCCGAAACGGGTGATTGGGTAGAGGTGCCGGTTACGATTATTTCCGAGTATGCATTTTTGAACAAGTGGCAGGAACCTATTGTTTCTTCTAATCCTGATATTATTGGTGAAGAAGGACGTATTCCATTGTTGGGAATGGAAGGTAATCGTGTTATCTGGCGATTGGCGGACTTGATTTTGTTAAGAGCAGAATGTCGTGCCCGGTTGGGGATGGCAACGGCAGTGGATGATCTGGACCAGATCAGGATTCGTGCCGGACTGGAAAGATATGACGAGAGTACAAACCTGGAAACACTGCGTAGAGAGATTTTCCGGGAAAGGGAAAGAGAATTATTCGGGGAAGGACAACGTTATTATGATGCGGTTCGGAACGGTTATTTAAAAGAACTGTCAGATGAGTACGGGGCGTTGACGGATACGGACATAAAGAACGGGGCTCTTTACCTGCCTGTTAATTCAAATACACTTTTAAAGAAAAACCCATTGATGACACAAAATACATATTGGTTATGGAGAGAATAA
- a CDS encoding thioredoxin family protein has product MKKILFILIFFMGILGESSAQMNLFKGSFEEALKKAREEKKSLFVDFYADWCGPCKAMATQVFPQKEVGDYFNSRFICVQVNVEAGENTKLAKSYNITGLPSMVFMDTEGKELRRVLGVVNPKGLVKEAKIALGEELSFEQLYELYKKKKKDYDVQQKLLLEAPEFMQRQEGYEREKWGARLKNLFPDYVKNKKIENMMNETDFTLLVMYHSRTSEKDPIFDFMVAHFNEGVQLVGKEEVCAYLIGLNNSYIIQLCKKGDPAYRDRLKRVGEDLKEVYSGITFGSLSVLEAITLLSDATYYLYKHDEGKFFENMDKYLAGLGEQATLEDYTQPLEDLSVAYNGGLSKPAYVKSIVWITKALEKDMTPDLRTRLLIMMGQCFQNTDNREKAKQCYNQAFLASAEISNKMQMKQIQETIQQSLQGL; this is encoded by the coding sequence ATGAAGAAAATACTTTTTATCCTTATATTCTTCATGGGAATATTGGGAGAATCGAGTGCCCAAATGAATTTGTTTAAAGGGTCTTTCGAGGAAGCGTTAAAAAAGGCACGAGAGGAAAAGAAATCACTTTTTGTCGATTTTTATGCAGATTGGTGTGGTCCCTGTAAGGCAATGGCAACCCAGGTATTTCCCCAAAAAGAAGTGGGGGATTATTTTAACTCCCGTTTCATCTGTGTACAGGTGAATGTAGAGGCGGGAGAAAATACGAAGTTGGCAAAAAGTTATAATATCACGGGATTGCCTTCGATGGTGTTTATGGATACGGAAGGTAAGGAACTGCGGCGTGTATTGGGCGTGGTTAACCCCAAAGGGTTAGTGAAAGAGGCTAAAATAGCATTGGGGGAAGAATTAAGTTTTGAACAACTGTACGAGTTATATAAAAAGAAGAAGAAAGATTACGACGTGCAGCAGAAATTGCTGCTTGAGGCCCCGGAATTTATGCAACGGCAAGAGGGATATGAACGGGAGAAATGGGGTGCCCGGCTGAAAAATCTGTTTCCGGATTACGTGAAAAATAAGAAAATAGAGAATATGATGAATGAAACGGATTTTACGCTTCTGGTCATGTATCATTCCCGGACATCGGAAAAAGACCCGATCTTTGATTTCATGGTGGCTCATTTTAACGAGGGCGTGCAACTGGTCGGGAAGGAAGAAGTTTGCGCTTATTTGATAGGGTTAAACAACAGTTATATTATTCAATTGTGTAAAAAAGGAGACCCGGCGTACAGGGATCGTTTGAAACGGGTGGGTGAAGATTTGAAAGAGGTGTATTCCGGGATAACTTTCGGATCGTTGTCCGTGTTGGAAGCGATTACCTTGTTGTCCGATGCTACCTACTACCTGTACAAACATGACGAAGGGAAATTCTTTGAGAACATGGACAAATATCTAGCAGGTTTGGGAGAACAGGCCACGTTGGAGGATTATACTCAGCCTTTGGAGGATCTTTCCGTGGCTTATAACGGGGGATTGTCAAAACCAGCATACGTGAAAAGTATCGTGTGGATTACGAAAGCTCTGGAAAAGGACATGACACCGGATTTACGGACTCGCTTGTTAATCATGATGGGACAATGTTTCCAGAATACGGACAATCGGGAGAAGGCTAAACAATGTTACAATCAGGCATTTCTGGCAAGTGCGGAGATTTCGAATAAGATGCAGATGAAACAAATTCAAGAAACAATACAACAGAGTTTACAAGGACTTTAG